A section of the Portunus trituberculatus isolate SZX2019 chromosome 20, ASM1759143v1, whole genome shotgun sequence genome encodes:
- the LOC123506486 gene encoding LOW QUALITY PROTEIN: DNA polymerase iota-like (The sequence of the model RefSeq protein was modified relative to this genomic sequence to represent the inferred CDS: deleted 2 bases in 1 codon), whose amino-acid sequence MLADDEEEVDEPHFTVAGDAWVLLPADHRRVIIHLDADCFYAQVEMVRNPTLRDKPLGVKQKNLMVTSNYVARSMGVKKSMWIKEALEALPDLILVDGSDLTHYRQCSSEISAVVRTFSVDVERLGLDENFVDVTEILEDYIGESDPSKIEAHVYGDKESDEALPGDPCGCGCRERLIAGAVVAKKIRQQIVKTTGITCCAGVAHNKLLAKLVSGYYKPDQQTVLFPWLVHQLMNSLNLTRSIPGIGSTMCKTLEELGIYTVKDLQKSSLALLHSKFDDETSKRLKDLSYGIDDTPVRRSGRPQTIGLEDAFRKVNSIDVVQSKYLTLLERLLKLLKEDGRIPSTLRVCVRKFDTKKKFGNRESRQTPILPSLFASGVQNVGENARTTLMNQVMELFHKMVDTSKEFHLTLLSIGFTKFIERASHENSISRFFVKRKRSETEEQDINERKSEDSGHLKSFSSYSVDDSNIYSSDLSLESCSESDSFSSEAFRNIQGSMNIKDMLSKSHHHSSERKILKTSKKISMMICINKHLQQIMKLLGQIVIRIMRIVILMMCHHIKGCKVQEPALEDSLPAGKGGIARLPHGIDKEVFQALPLEIQDEIILNYKSKPPDPKPVPKIQAPQKPLPNHETVPKKISSTETNAEPVISHHSNNNAPPPEGKDDGGEEMSAACGSSSSGLSLSNLQPPEGVDPSVFSALPWEIQKEIVEEQRRSLSSSSVPRVSNSSSHSGRRRETSSSIMKYIKKV is encoded by the exons gTGGATGAGCCACACTTCACGGTGGCGGGGGATGCGTGGGTGCTGCTCCCTGCTGATCACCGCAGGGTCATCATTCACCTGGATGCGGACTGCTTCTATGCCCAGGTGGAGATGGTGCGCAACCCCACCCTGCGAGACAAACCTCTTGGTGTGAAGCAGAAGAACCTGATGGTGACCTCCAACTATGTGGCAAGGTCTATGGGAGTGAAGAAGAGCATGTGGATCAAGGAGGCTCTGGAGGCACTGCCTGATCTGATCCTAGTGGATGGGTCGGATCTGACACACTACAGGCAGTGTTCCTCCGAGATCTCTGCAGTTGTTCGGACATTCTCGGTGGATGTGGAGAGACTTGGCCTGGATGAGAACTTTGTTGATGTTACTGAAATTTTGGAAGACTACATAGGAGAATCTGATCCAAGTAAGATTGAAGCACATGTGTACGGTGACAAAGAATCAGATGAGGCTCTTCCAGGTGATCCCTGTGGGTGTGGATGCCGGGAAAGATTAATTGCTGGTGCTGTAGTGGCCAAAAAGATTCGCCAGCAGATTGTGAAGACCACAGGAATAACTTGTTGTGCTGGTGTTGCTCATAACAAATTACTGGCAAAGCTTGTGTCTGGTTACTATAAACCAGATCAGCAGACTGTCTTGTTTCCATGGTTAGTTCATCAACTCATGAATTCCCTCAATTTAACTAGAAGCATTCCAGGTATAGGGAGTACAATGTGTAAAACCTTGGAAGAATTAGGAATTTATACTGTCAAGGACTTACAAAAGTCATCACTAGCTTTGTTACATTCAAAATTTGATGATGAAACCAGCAAAAGACTTAAAGATCTTAGTTATGGCATTGATGATACCCCTGTGAGAAGGAGTGGCAGACCACAGACCATTGGATTGGAGGATGCCTTCAGAAAAGTGAATTCCATAGACGTGGTACAAAGCAAGTATCTGACACTGTTGGAGCGACTGCTGAAACTCCTGAAAGAAGACGGACGCATTCCCTCCACCCTTAGAGTGTGTGTCCGTAAGTTTGACACCAAGAAGAAGTTTGGTAACAGGGAGAGTCGACAAACTCCTATACTGCCATCTTTGTTTGCATCAGGTGTCCAGAATGTTGGGGAAAATGCAAGAACCACTTTAATGAACCAGGTGATGGAGCTTTTCCACAAGATGGTGGACACAAGCAAGGAGTTCCACCTCACACTGTTAAGCATTGGGTTCACCAAGTTCATTGAGCGAGCATCACACGAAAACTCCATCTCCAGATTCTTTGTTAAGCGTAAAAGAAGTGAGACAGAAGAGCAAgacataaatgaaagaaagagtgaagattCAGGTCATTTGAAATCATTCTCATCATATAGTGTTGATGATTCAAATATCTACAGCTCGGATCTTTCTTTAGAGTCTTGTTCTGAATCTGATAGTTTTAGTAGTGAAGCTTTCAGAAACATTCAGGGAAGCATGAACATTAAAGATATGCTTTCTAAATCCCATCATCATTCCAGTGAAAGAAAGATtttaaaaacatcaaaaaaaatttcaatgaTGATATGCATAAACAAACATCTGCAACAAATTATGAAGCTTCTGGGTCAGATTGTGATCAGAATAATGAGGATAGTAATTCTCATGATGTGTCATCA TATAAAAGGGTGCAAAGTCCAGGAGCCGGCTCTTGAGGACTCACTGCCAGCAGGCAAGGGTGGCATTGCAAGGTTACCACATGGCATTGATAAGGAAGTCTTTCAAGCACTTCCTCTGGAGATACAAGATGAAATTATTCTTAACTACAAAAGCAAGCCACCAGATCCTAAACCAGTACCCAAAATACAAGCTCCTCAAAAACCCCTTCCAAA TCACGAGACAGTTCCCAAGAAGATCTCCAGTACAGAAACCAATGCAGAGCCTGTCATAAGCCATCACAGCAATAATAATGCACCACCACCTGAGGGAAAGGATGATGGAGGTGAAGAGATGAGTGCAGCATGTGGTAGCTCATCCAGTGGCTTGTCTCTTTCCAATTTACAGCCACCAGAAGGAGTAGACCCAAGTGTGTTCAGTGCCCTGCCTTGGGAGATTCAGAAGGAGATTGTGGAGGAACAAAGACGCTCATTGTCATCAAGCAGTGTTCCACGTGTGTCAAACTCCTCATCTC